A stretch of Aureispira sp. CCB-E DNA encodes these proteins:
- a CDS encoding gliding motility-associated C-terminal domain-containing protein, protein MKQIYQLFLLFVLLLGSSNIVAQSDSCYNATPFCDSVNQYAATVNGPTAPTGNNYGCLVTQPNPTFFTLTVSQSGTIDITLQNTAGVDIDYILWGPYPDAATAQSFCGNLGHGTIANGNVVDTCSYSAVATEFVQVSNAVAGSVYILMITNFSNQPTNIFSTSNAGTGSIGCPCNLGYNIDTLNYPINNGFLTDTSVVYGQYVVCPNDQLGIQIGVSGNPTDTLRIYQPFTTINSVFPGASLFTASGLNHDTISIGAVFTPDRSHIGTQQFDIAVQSTTPTNTCQEIVTIEVIVPGIDLRDTTICSGDSIKIPIDTFPVTYVGFSQYKWTQIGGIPATISDDTLAQPSISAPPLPAGVAYDSIVLEVDFSYGGCVTVDTVTIIVIGIPNAEFTYPNTVYCQQGPSNPTGVITGTPGGTFSSNTGVVFVNTQTGEIDLANTPVGNHNIFYELSSPGGQCDARDTFNLSIIGITTFEATASEYFICDNELDTVQLNLNVVYGGTAPSSPTYSWTPTSNLNNPNIQNPLAFLIEPDTFVVSYDDGVCAVQTDTVSISSPYPANITVSPDATICNGATIQLGASVAASSGNQNFCIPASTTIVTENTTLVTLNVSGVAPSVINSALIASLSTQLGINMNAIGHLTIDLIAPSGEVVTLSNRNGGLNTAFPSSTFSSAAGNAAITSIPFFGGIPAGSYYPQAGASGFNTLIGATTNGTWTLRIVHNNSGLGTTNGTLTDWCLTFQDLSQATFSWSPNYNISCVACDSPFVNPTVDTAYMAIAQNAFGCRDTGIVNITIDSALPAPILTCGNITSTTVTFNWALIPGAAGYSVSVNGNTPNIVGATVDSFQVTGLTPSQCAQITVFALSGTSCQDGDPDSLTCCAVGCTSIDPITIGTSGPTTFCFGQSVTLDAGAGYSSYQWSTAVNDTNQTVTVTTTQLVSVTTTDALGCLDTGSVQITVTPGPTPTIVPSGSTTLCAGDTVFLDAGSFANYAWSPSGNTQVIPATTSAVHVVTVTDAQGCIGFDSIIVNVGAPLLTPITKTDLSCNGTVPGDGTATVAPSGGFTPYSYNWSTGANTATISNLVAGTYIVTVTDNNNCVAIDSIVINEPTPVVATTTGTPVSCNGSSDGIARAFGSGGTPGYNFLWDANTGNQTTAFATGLLPGTYCVTVTDANGCTDTACTVILQTTQTFSAGGDTTICEGDTTQLTATLADGYTWTPAGSLNNANAQNPLAFPTTTTTYYVTADILSGVNIIYNGDFEDGDVGFSSAYTVGTGGPFGQLSNAGTYAINTNSSNTHNNFSSCTDHTSSSGNFMIVNGSTVANQSVWCQTVNVTPNTDYQFSTWVTSVEATNPASLQFSINGVNVGNPFSASSTTCQWNQFFATWNSGTNTTATICIVNQNIGNGGNDFGLDDIEFVPICNMVDSVVVTVNPKPTITINNNTPICENDTINLTSNGGVAYNWSGPNAFTSAQQNPTLLNAVAANSGQYIVTVTTALGCSDTASTNVIVNQHPSVTISNTPVLCFGTSTGTATANVTGGGGGYTYTWSNTQTVNPITNLPIGSYQVTVIDANGCFDSASTTISEPSQVTATISTTAVSCHGGTDGTATATVGGGTPGVPAYTYDWGTGATASATSSGQAAGVHTVTISDANGCSITESYTITEPSAISFTVSSTSASCNGASDGSATINASGGVGGFSYAWNSSAQTTATATGLPAGLHCVTVTDGNGCTVDTCIQVNEPAGFSNINFSTINVSCFGGSNGQATISLTGGVGAYTYNWSNGDNTATATGLDANTHSVTVTDANGCTVTANVIITEPTALQLGFDVDSVQCKNGNDGSVTALVTGGTFPYSYQWDPSTGSGGQVTATASNLTVGTYTVTVTDFNGCTILGSATVFEPSTVLTAAIINQLNPSCHGSCDGSIEVDAQGATPNYTYQWSNGQNTSIATNVCAGAHTVTVTDANGCSVSTGSVLTEPTAITLNPQVLSNYNGAAISCTGAADGSVGVVVAGGSGGYSYVWSPQGQNTANINGLVAGTYCVTVTDVAGCQMDTCITIADPVQLAATYTAVDVLCHGDANGQILVNATPGTGTLGVNGYEYKITGPGQTGNVFSNINTYNNLGAGSYTVFVRDGNNCEIALPISIGEPDSVLIDSVIVTDVSCHGTATGSATAYPSGGVGNYTYTWSTTPVQTTATATGLAAGVYSVTVADANGCDRVEVFNVNEPTVLTGSISADPIDCFGGTTSATAQGSGGTPIGLTAYVYRWSNGSSAATTIGLSAGVHCVTITDANACTHVECVTITQPSTAVSASISAQTDASCNGTATGTATAQGTGGTSPYTYQWDAAAGNQTTATATGLSAGIYTVVVSDTNNCTAQTTVTISEPSVVLATISSTTPATCNGQGTGSATATVSGGVGPYTYQWDAAAGSQTTATASNLAGGTYVVTVSDANGCTGMATAIVTQPTAVQATIINTTDVSCHGGNDGTASLAVQGGTPTSGYTFQWSGAPGQNSPNATGLSAGVQTVTVSDANGCFDIDTFTINEPNDALSGYITAANALCFGSSTGELGAVITGGTRPYQYAWNSTPVQTTVVADSLPAGTYNLSVTDANGCSLELTSTIGEPTELTVSATVLQHVSCFGGSNGAVAVNATSGGVGPYTYVWTDPSGQVGLNASNLSAGAISVIVTDANACTAMATVTLTEGTPITVTETVSNISCHGLTDGSINITGSNKVLVNYSWSNGMVSNPVTGLGAGNYTVTVTDADGCQETFNYTITEPAPISLSIASTNSILCYGDGNAAAQVTATGGTSPYNYNWSNGATTRTASNLTPGTYDVTVTDSRGCFETTSISIVEPEELTITGNTTGTLCAGDQTGTLTAFGSGGTVTVGLLEYSIDGSTWQNGNIFSGLASGIYTLSVRDENGCVADTMLVVEDADPFFITSMTGDTTIEYLDSLTIAASLNDTVGVTYSWQQISGAMGLVTDSSFSFGIRPQDAVQYQFTATNSNGCSVDSIVMIEVTKLRRANAPTGFTPNGDGVNDYFFIQGGSKVQTVTIFRVYDRWGTLVFEGNNSEINVPEQGWNGIYRGRPAPSGTYTWYADVLFKDGHTEQVKGNITLLR, encoded by the coding sequence ATGAAACAGATATATCAACTCTTCCTGCTGTTTGTCCTACTATTAGGAAGTTCAAACATAGTTGCACAAAGTGATTCTTGCTATAATGCAACTCCATTTTGTGATAGTGTTAACCAATACGCTGCTACCGTTAATGGTCCTACAGCTCCAACAGGCAACAATTACGGTTGCTTAGTCACCCAACCCAATCCAACCTTTTTTACCTTAACCGTTTCTCAATCAGGAACAATTGACATTACTCTACAAAACACTGCTGGTGTAGATATTGATTATATTCTTTGGGGACCTTATCCCGATGCTGCAACCGCTCAAAGCTTTTGTGGCAATTTAGGACATGGTACAATTGCCAATGGAAATGTCGTTGATACCTGTAGTTATTCTGCTGTAGCTACCGAATTTGTACAAGTATCTAATGCTGTAGCAGGCTCGGTCTACATTTTGATGATTACCAACTTTTCTAATCAGCCAACGAATATTTTTAGTACCTCCAATGCAGGTACAGGTAGTATTGGCTGTCCCTGTAATTTAGGTTACAATATAGATACACTTAATTATCCTATTAACAATGGATTTTTAACCGATACAAGTGTTGTTTATGGGCAGTACGTTGTTTGCCCCAACGATCAACTTGGGATACAAATAGGTGTTTCGGGCAATCCCACGGATACCCTTCGAATATATCAACCTTTTACAACCATCAATAGTGTCTTCCCTGGTGCCTCTTTGTTTACCGCATCAGGGCTAAACCACGATACGATAAGTATAGGAGCCGTTTTCACTCCAGATCGTTCTCATATTGGAACACAACAATTTGACATAGCGGTCCAATCAACAACGCCAACCAATACCTGTCAAGAAATTGTAACCATAGAAGTCATTGTTCCGGGAATTGACTTGCGGGATACGACCATATGCTCGGGGGATAGTATAAAAATCCCCATAGATACCTTCCCTGTCACTTATGTTGGTTTCTCTCAATATAAGTGGACGCAGATAGGAGGTATTCCTGCCACTATTTCTGATGACACCTTGGCACAACCCAGTATTTCAGCTCCTCCCCTCCCCGCTGGAGTTGCCTACGATTCAATTGTTTTAGAGGTTGATTTTAGTTACGGTGGTTGTGTCACAGTTGATACCGTAACGATTATTGTCATCGGTATTCCTAATGCAGAGTTTACCTATCCCAATACTGTTTATTGCCAACAGGGACCAAGCAATCCAACAGGAGTCATTACTGGCACCCCTGGCGGAACCTTTTCTTCCAATACAGGAGTCGTTTTTGTCAATACACAAACAGGGGAAATAGACTTGGCTAATACACCAGTTGGCAACCATAATATCTTCTACGAATTATCTAGTCCAGGAGGTCAGTGTGATGCTAGAGATACATTTAATTTGTCAATTATAGGGATTACTACCTTCGAAGCAACTGCAAGTGAGTATTTTATTTGTGACAATGAATTGGACACTGTCCAACTTAACTTAAATGTTGTTTATGGTGGTACTGCCCCCAGTAGTCCAACCTATTCTTGGACACCAACAAGCAATTTAAACAATCCTAACATTCAAAATCCTCTTGCATTTCTAATAGAACCAGATACTTTTGTTGTTAGTTACGATGATGGTGTTTGTGCTGTACAAACAGATACTGTCTCTATTTCTTCCCCTTATCCAGCTAATATTACAGTTAGTCCAGATGCTACGATTTGTAATGGTGCAACAATACAACTAGGGGCAAGCGTAGCAGCAAGTTCTGGAAATCAAAATTTCTGTATCCCTGCATCAACTACTATTGTTACAGAGAATACAACTTTAGTTACCCTAAATGTTTCTGGAGTTGCACCTAGCGTTATCAACTCAGCACTTATAGCTTCGTTAAGTACTCAATTGGGTATTAATATGAATGCCATAGGGCATCTTACAATTGATTTAATTGCTCCTAGTGGAGAAGTTGTTACATTAAGTAATCGAAATGGAGGACTGAACACAGCCTTTCCTTCTTCAACCTTCTCTTCTGCGGCTGGAAATGCAGCAATTACATCCATACCTTTCTTTGGAGGAATTCCTGCGGGTTCATACTATCCACAAGCAGGAGCATCGGGTTTTAATACCTTGATTGGTGCCACCACAAATGGTACATGGACACTAAGAATTGTACACAACAATTCAGGTTTAGGAACAACTAATGGAACTTTAACAGATTGGTGCCTTACTTTCCAAGATTTATCGCAAGCGACTTTCTCTTGGAGTCCTAATTATAATATTAGTTGTGTGGCTTGTGATAGTCCTTTTGTAAATCCAACGGTTGATACTGCTTATATGGCCATTGCACAAAATGCATTTGGCTGTAGAGATACAGGTATTGTTAACATCACAATTGATTCTGCACTACCTGCCCCAATTTTAACTTGTGGAAATATTACATCAACTACTGTTACTTTTAACTGGGCACTTATTCCTGGTGCAGCCGGTTATAGCGTTTCTGTAAATGGTAATACTCCTAATATTGTGGGAGCAACCGTAGATTCTTTCCAAGTTACAGGCTTAACGCCTAGTCAATGTGCACAAATTACAGTTTTCGCTTTATCAGGTACATCTTGTCAAGATGGTGACCCTGATTCGCTGACATGCTGTGCCGTTGGATGTACAAGCATTGATCCAATTACAATAGGTACCAGCGGTCCAACGACATTCTGTTTTGGGCAATCTGTAACATTAGATGCAGGAGCTGGTTATAGCTCTTATCAATGGTCTACAGCTGTGAACGACACCAATCAAACAGTTACCGTTACAACCACACAATTAGTTAGTGTTACAACTACTGATGCATTGGGTTGTTTGGATACTGGCTCTGTACAAATTACCGTTACTCCTGGTCCAACTCCGACTATCGTGCCAAGTGGTTCGACTACATTGTGTGCAGGCGATACCGTATTCTTAGATGCGGGAAGCTTTGCCAATTACGCATGGAGTCCATCTGGGAATACACAAGTTATTCCAGCAACAACAAGTGCGGTTCATGTTGTTACTGTTACCGATGCACAAGGATGTATAGGCTTCGATTCTATTATTGTAAATGTTGGTGCACCACTATTAACACCAATTACAAAAACAGACTTATCTTGTAACGGCACTGTTCCTGGTGATGGAACAGCAACAGTAGCTCCTTCTGGTGGCTTTACTCCTTATAGTTATAACTGGAGTACAGGAGCCAATACTGCAACGATTAGTAATTTAGTGGCAGGTACTTATATTGTTACAGTAACGGATAATAACAATTGTGTTGCTATTGATAGCATCGTTATCAATGAACCTACTCCAGTAGTTGCTACGACAACAGGAACACCTGTTAGTTGTAATGGAAGTAGTGATGGAATTGCTCGTGCCTTTGGTTCAGGAGGAACACCTGGCTACAACTTCCTGTGGGATGCGAATACAGGTAACCAAACAACAGCCTTTGCAACAGGACTATTACCAGGTACTTACTGCGTAACTGTAACGGATGCCAATGGTTGTACAGATACTGCTTGTACTGTTATTCTACAAACAACTCAAACCTTTAGTGCAGGTGGCGATACGACAATTTGTGAAGGCGATACAACACAATTAACGGCGACCTTGGCTGATGGTTATACATGGACACCTGCGGGTAGTCTAAATAATGCTAATGCGCAAAATCCACTAGCATTCCCAACAACAACTACTACTTATTATGTTACTGCTGATATTTTATCTGGTGTTAACATTATTTATAATGGTGATTTTGAAGATGGAGACGTTGGGTTTTCTAGTGCCTATACAGTAGGAACAGGAGGTCCATTTGGACAATTATCCAATGCAGGAACATATGCAATTAATACCAACTCAAGTAATACACATAACAATTTTTCATCTTGTACAGATCATACTTCTTCCTCAGGTAACTTTATGATTGTAAATGGTTCTACTGTTGCCAATCAAAGTGTCTGGTGTCAAACAGTCAATGTAACCCCTAACACCGACTATCAATTTAGTACGTGGGTTACTTCGGTTGAAGCAACAAACCCTGCTAGTCTACAGTTTTCTATCAATGGTGTCAATGTAGGAAATCCATTTAGTGCAAGTTCTACAACTTGTCAATGGAATCAATTCTTTGCTACTTGGAATTCTGGCACGAACACCACTGCTACAATTTGTATTGTTAATCAAAATATTGGTAATGGTGGAAATGATTTCGGTCTGGATGACATAGAATTTGTGCCAATTTGTAATATGGTAGACTCTGTTGTCGTAACGGTAAATCCTAAACCTACCATTACGATTAATAACAATACTCCTATCTGTGAAAATGATACGATTAATCTAACTAGTAATGGAGGAGTTGCCTATAATTGGTCTGGTCCAAATGCATTTACTAGTGCTCAACAAAATCCAACCTTATTGAATGCTGTTGCAGCAAACAGTGGTCAATATATAGTTACAGTAACAACGGCTTTGGGTTGTAGTGATACAGCATCTACTAATGTGATTGTTAATCAACATCCTTCCGTGACTATCTCTAATACCCCAGTATTGTGTTTTGGAACTAGTACAGGAACTGCAACAGCAAACGTTACTGGTGGTGGCGGTGGATATACTTATACTTGGAGTAATACACAAACTGTTAATCCTATTACTAACCTACCAATAGGAAGTTATCAAGTTACAGTAATTGATGCGAATGGTTGTTTTGATAGTGCCAGTACTACCATAAGCGAACCAAGTCAAGTAACAGCAACAATAAGCACAACAGCAGTAAGCTGTCATGGTGGTACGGATGGTACTGCAACTGCAACAGTGGGTGGAGGTACTCCAGGAGTACCTGCATATACCTACGATTGGGGGACAGGAGCAACAGCTTCTGCCACAAGCTCTGGTCAAGCCGCAGGCGTGCATACCGTAACCATATCCGATGCCAATGGATGTTCAATCACAGAAAGTTATACCATTACAGAACCTTCTGCCATCAGCTTTACCGTATCAAGTACATCGGCAAGCTGTAACGGAGCTTCTGACGGAAGTGCGACGATCAATGCTAGTGGTGGTGTCGGAGGCTTTAGCTACGCATGGAATAGCAGTGCACAAACGACAGCAACGGCAACAGGTTTACCAGCAGGGTTGCATTGTGTAACGGTTACCGATGGGAATGGTTGTACGGTTGATACTTGTATTCAGGTGAACGAACCAGCAGGCTTTAGTAATATCAATTTCTCTACCATCAACGTGAGTTGTTTTGGTGGCTCAAATGGACAAGCAACCATTAGTCTAACTGGTGGTGTCGGAGCATATACTTATAACTGGAGTAATGGAGATAATACCGCAACGGCAACAGGATTAGATGCCAATACACATAGTGTTACCGTAACCGATGCCAATGGATGTACCGTAACAGCAAACGTAATTATTACAGAGCCAACGGCTTTACAACTAGGATTTGATGTAGATTCGGTACAATGTAAAAACGGAAATGATGGTTCGGTAACAGCCTTAGTTACTGGCGGAACCTTCCCATATAGCTATCAATGGGATCCATCAACTGGAAGTGGTGGACAGGTAACTGCTACAGCAAGTAATCTAACAGTAGGAACTTATACAGTAACTGTAACTGACTTTAATGGTTGTACCATTTTAGGTAGTGCTACGGTCTTTGAACCATCAACGGTATTAACTGCCGCCATCATCAATCAACTAAATCCATCGTGTCATGGAAGTTGTGATGGTAGCATAGAAGTAGATGCACAAGGAGCAACACCAAATTACACCTATCAATGGAGCAACGGACAAAATACAAGCATCGCCACCAACGTTTGTGCTGGAGCACATACCGTAACGGTAACCGATGCCAATGGTTGTAGTGTGAGCACAGGTTCTGTCTTAACCGAACCAACAGCTATCACATTAAATCCACAAGTTCTAAGCAACTACAATGGTGCTGCCATTAGTTGTACCGGAGCTGCCGATGGATCGGTTGGTGTGGTTGTGGCTGGTGGCAGTGGTGGTTACAGCTATGTTTGGAGCCCACAAGGACAAAATACCGCCAACATCAATGGTTTAGTAGCGGGGACTTATTGTGTCACCGTCACCGATGTAGCCGGTTGTCAAATGGATACTTGCATTACCATTGCTGACCCAGTACAATTAGCAGCCACCTACACCGCTGTTGATGTCTTGTGTCATGGAGATGCCAACGGACAAATCTTAGTCAATGCCACTCCTGGAACAGGAACCTTAGGAGTGAATGGTTATGAATATAAAATTACAGGACCTGGTCAAACAGGCAATGTCTTTAGCAATATCAATACTTACAACAATTTAGGAGCAGGTTCTTACACCGTTTTTGTACGAGATGGAAACAACTGTGAGATTGCACTGCCCATCTCTATTGGAGAACCCGACTCTGTTTTAATTGATTCAGTTATCGTGACAGATGTTTCTTGTCACGGGACGGCAACAGGAAGTGCGACAGCTTATCCAAGTGGTGGTGTTGGCAACTATACCTATACTTGGTCAACGACTCCTGTTCAAACAACCGCTACAGCGACTGGTTTAGCAGCAGGCGTCTACTCCGTAACGGTAGCCGATGCCAATGGTTGTGATCGAGTGGAGGTGTTTAATGTCAACGAACCAACCGTTCTAACAGGAAGCATTAGTGCTGATCCTATCGACTGTTTTGGTGGCACCACCAGTGCTACAGCACAAGGTAGTGGCGGAACACCAATTGGCTTGACCGCTTATGTGTATCGTTGGTCGAATGGTAGCAGTGCCGCCACGACCATAGGATTAAGTGCAGGCGTACATTGTGTGACGATCACCGATGCCAATGCTTGTACGCATGTAGAATGTGTGACGATTACTCAACCCTCAACGGCAGTAAGTGCTAGTATTAGTGCCCAAACCGATGCTAGTTGTAATGGCACGGCAACAGGAACAGCCACGGCTCAAGGAACTGGAGGAACCAGTCCTTACACTTATCAATGGGATGCCGCAGCAGGCAACCAAACCACAGCAACAGCAACAGGTTTGAGTGCGGGCATTTACACAGTCGTGGTGAGCGATACGAACAACTGTACGGCACAAACAACCGTCACGATTAGTGAACCTTCGGTTGTTTTGGCAACCATCAGCAGTACAACTCCTGCCACTTGTAATGGACAAGGGACAGGAAGTGCGACAGCCACCGTTAGTGGTGGTGTTGGACCATACACCTATCAATGGGATGCTGCGGCAGGCAGTCAAACGACGGCAACAGCGAGTAATTTAGCTGGCGGTACTTATGTCGTTACGGTAAGCGATGCGAATGGCTGTACTGGAATGGCTACGGCAATAGTAACACAACCAACCGCTGTGCAAGCAACCATTATTAATACAACCGATGTTTCTTGTCATGGTGGTAATGATGGAACAGCCTCCTTGGCAGTACAAGGAGGAACACCAACGAGTGGGTACACCTTCCAATGGAGTGGTGCTCCTGGACAAAATAGCCCGAATGCCACAGGCTTATCGGCGGGTGTACAAACTGTTACGGTCAGTGATGCCAATGGTTGTTTTGATATTGATACCTTTACCATCAATGAGCCAAACGATGCTTTGAGTGGTTATATTACAGCTGCCAATGCGCTTTGTTTCGGTTCTTCTACTGGAGAATTGGGAGCGGTTATCACAGGAGGAACAAGACCTTATCAATACGCATGGAATAGCACACCGGTTCAAACAACTGTTGTTGCCGATAGTTTACCCGCAGGCACCTACAACCTAAGCGTGACGGATGCCAATGGTTGTTCTTTAGAACTAACCAGTACAATTGGAGAACCCACAGAATTGACAGTTAGTGCCACCGTTCTACAACATGTTTCTTGTTTTGGAGGAAGTAATGGAGCTGTTGCCGTGAATGCTACCTCTGGTGGAGTTGGACCTTACACCTATGTTTGGACTGATCCAAGTGGACAAGTAGGATTAAATGCGTCGAATTTGAGTGCAGGAGCTATTTCGGTAATTGTTACAGATGCCAATGCTTGTACGGCAATGGCAACGGTAACCTTAACAGAAGGAACGCCCATCACGGTAACAGAAACAGTGAGCAACATCAGTTGCCATGGTTTGACCGATGGTTCCATCAACATTACTGGTTCGAACAAAGTATTGGTGAATTACAGCTGGTCAAATGGAATGGTGAGCAATCCTGTGACAGGCTTGGGTGCTGGTAATTATACAGTAACGGTAACGGATGCCGATGGTTGTCAAGAAACGTTTAACTACACGATAACAGAGCCTGCTCCAATTAGCTTGAGCATAGCTTCAACGAATAGCATCTTGTGTTATGGAGATGGCAATGCAGCTGCACAAGTGACAGCAACTGGCGGAACGAGTCCTTACAACTACAATTGGTCCAATGGTGCGACAACACGTACAGCGAGTAATTTGACACCAGGGACTTATGATGTAACAGTGACCGATAGTAGAGGTTGTTTTGAAACAACAAGCATCTCCATCGTAGAGCCAGAAGAATTGACTATTACAGGCAATACGACAGGCACATTGTGTGCAGGGGATCAAACAGGAACCTTGACCGCATTTGGATCAGGAGGAACAGTGACAGTTGGTTTGTTAGAATACAGTATTGATGGCAGTACGTGGCAAAATGGTAATATCTTCTCTGGCTTGGCGTCAGGAATTTATACCTTGTCGGTTCGAGATGAAAATGGCTGTGTTGCGGATACCATGTTGGTGGTAGAAGATGCAGATCCATTCTTTATCACAAGTATGACAGGCGATACAACCATCGAATACTTGGATAGCTTGACGATAGCAGCTAGTTTGAACGATACGGTAGGAGTGACTTACAGTTGGCAACAAATTTCTGGAGCAATGGGCTTGGTAACAGACAGCAGCTTTAGCTTTGGAATTAGACCACAGGATGCGGTACAATATCAATTTACAGCAACAAATAGCAATGGCTGTTCAGTGGATAGTATTGTCATGATAGAAGTAACCAAATTAAGAAGAGCGAATGCTCCAACAGGCTTTACGCCAAATGGAGATGGGGTGAATGATTACTTCTTTATTCAAGGTGGTTCAAAAGTTCAGACCGTAACGATCTTTAGAGTGTACGATAGATGGGGAACTTTGGTCTTTGAGGGCAACAACTCGGAGATTAATGTACCAGAACAAGGATGGAATGGAATCTATCGTGGTCGTCCAGCTCCTTCTGGAACATATACTTGGTATGCTGATGTCTTGTTTAAAGATGGACATACAGAACAAGTGAAAGGGAATATTACCCTTCTCAGGTAA
- a CDS encoding SDR family oxidoreductase, translating to MKQQYIIVGGSRGIGKATAELLIKEGHHVHIIARNMPELEGDFDFYSCDVLNDVLPSISAKINGLVYCPGSINLKPFKSLKEKDFQADFEINVLGAVKVLQAYAKGLQASSEGSVVLYSTVAVQTGMAFHASVSIAKGAIEGLVRSLAAEWSPNIRVNGIAPSITETDLAARLLRNDKQVAAAEERHPLARIGQPLDAAQLTVFLLQNTSSWMTGQIIALDGGMSAIRKL from the coding sequence ATGAAACAACAATATATCATCGTTGGGGGGAGTCGGGGGATTGGCAAAGCAACTGCTGAACTTTTAATCAAAGAAGGACATCACGTCCATATTATTGCTAGAAATATGCCAGAGTTAGAAGGAGACTTTGATTTTTATTCTTGTGATGTTCTAAATGATGTGTTGCCTTCCATTTCAGCGAAAATAAATGGTCTTGTATATTGCCCAGGCAGCATTAATTTAAAACCATTTAAAAGCTTAAAGGAAAAAGACTTTCAGGCAGATTTTGAAATTAATGTCTTGGGGGCTGTAAAAGTCTTGCAAGCTTATGCTAAAGGGTTGCAGGCATCTAGTGAAGGATCTGTCGTGCTTTATAGTACAGTTGCCGTTCAAACGGGAATGGCGTTTCATGCATCTGTGAGTATTGCAAAAGGGGCGATAGAAGGACTTGTTCGTTCTTTGGCAGCGGAGTGGTCACCCAATATTCGGGTAAATGGTATAGCGCCCTCCATTACAGAAACAGATTTAGCTGCTCGATTATTGCGTAACGATAAACAAGTCGCTGCAGCAGAGGAGCGACACCCTTTGGCAAGAATTGGTCAACCATTGGATGCTGCTCAATTAACCGTATTTTTATTGCAAAATACATCTTCATGGATGACAGGGCAAATAATTGCTTTGGATGGAGGAATGTCAGCCATTCGAAAATTATAA
- a CDS encoding flavin reductase family protein encodes MINRVIQREELLEMEHLFRINLVNSITGYKSASLIGTIDKTEQTPNLAIFSSVTHFGSEPPLIGFVLRPTTVFRGTYENIKSTGFYTINHVNTSIIKAAHHTSAKYPAEVSEFDKTNLTPTFKNDFCAPYVKEAQIKIGMEFKQEIPITLNGTILILGQIQEMIVPKICLQEDGFVDLNVAETVAISGLDAYHFPKQLARFEYARPNQRVREIKDRKL; translated from the coding sequence ATGATTAACAGGGTAATTCAACGAGAAGAATTGCTAGAAATGGAGCATTTGTTTCGAATCAATTTAGTTAATAGTATAACAGGATACAAGTCGGCTAGCTTGATAGGAACGATAGATAAAACAGAGCAAACACCTAATTTAGCTATTTTTAGTTCTGTAACACATTTTGGCTCTGAGCCACCTTTGATTGGATTTGTATTACGCCCAACTACTGTTTTTCGGGGTACTTATGAGAATATAAAATCAACAGGTTTTTATACGATTAACCATGTTAACACATCTATTATAAAAGCGGCACATCATACCTCTGCAAAATATCCAGCAGAAGTTTCCGAGTTTGACAAAACAAACTTAACTCCAACTTTTAAAAATGACTTTTGTGCTCCTTATGTGAAAGAGGCACAAATAAAAATAGGGATGGAATTTAAGCAAGAGATTCCAATAACATTAAATGGAACCATTTTGATTTTAGGTCAAATCCAAGAAATGATCGTACCCAAAATTTGTTTGCAAGAAGATGGTTTTGTCGATTTGAATGTAGCGGAAACGGTTGCAATAAGTGGATTGGATGCGTATCATTTTCCTAAGCAATTGGCTCGTTTTGAGTATGCTCGTCCAAATCAACGTGTTCGAGAAATAAAGGATAGAAAATTATAG